TGTCACAGTTCTATTGAACACAAAATTTGTGTCCGTAGAATCCTGATCTTTTGTAAAGTATCCTATTCTCTGAAACTGAAGAGGCTCACCAACAGCGACATCTTTCAGGCTTGGCTCAGCAAAACCTTTCACAATAGCCATAGATTCTGGGTTGATAAAGTTCAGGAAATCAACATCTTTCTCAGCATCAGGCTGTTCCACAGTAAACAGTTGATTGTAAATTCTTACTTCTACAGGAATTGCATGTTTTGCAGATACCCAGTGTAGAGTTCCTTTTACTTTTCTTAAACTTTCTTCTGTTCCGCTTCCAGATTTACTCTTCTCATCATAAGTAGCATAAATGGCAGTAATCTCTCCATTTTCATCCTTCTCTACTCTCTCAGCTTTAATGATGTAAGCAGATTTCAAACGAACTTCTCCGCCTAATTTCAGTCTGAAGAATTTATTGTTAGCTTCTTCTTTGAAGTCTTCACGTTCAATATATAATTCTCTTGAGAAAGGAACTTCTCTTGTTCCCGCATTTTCCTGCTCAGGATTATTTTCAGTTTCCAACCATTCTTCCTTACCTTCAGGATAGTTTTCGATCACTAATTTTACAGGATCTACAACTGCCATCACACGCTTAGCAACCTTATTAAGGTCTTCACGTACACAGAAGTCAAGCAACTGGATTTCGATAAGGTTTTCTCTTTTCGCAACCCCTACTTTATCAATAAAGTTTCTGATTGAAGTTGGAGTAAACCCTTTTCTTCTCATTCCTGAGATGGTAGGCATTCTAGGGTCATCCCATCCTGTTACCGCTCCTTCTGCTACCAATCTCTGCAGCTTTCTTTTAGAAGTAATCATATAAGAAACGTTCATCCTTGCAAATTCTCTCTGCTTAGGAGCGACCTTAGTTTCATCGTACACCTGATCCAGATACCAGTTATAAAGAGGTCTGTGGTTTTCAAATTCTAATGAGCATAATGAGTGTGAAACCTGCTCAAGATAATCAGATTCTCCATGTGCCCAGTCGTACATCGGATAGATTTTCCATGCTGTACCTGTTCTATGGTGAGGTCTTTTCAGAATTCTGTACATCACAGGGTCACGCATATTCATATTCGGAGAAACCATATCTATTTTTGCACGAAGTGACATTGTTCCTTCTTCAAATT
The window above is part of the Chryseobacterium sp. MA9 genome. Proteins encoded here:
- a CDS encoding glutamine--tRNA ligase/YqeY domain fusion protein, which translates into the protein MEEEKKSLNFIEQIIEDDMANGLKKDQIRFRFPPEPNGYLHVGHTKAICINFGLGEKYNAPVNLRFDDTNPEKEEQEFVDSIKKDVEWLGFKWDKELYASDYFQQLYDWAVQLIKEGKAYVDEQPSEVITEQRKNPTEPGVESPFRNRPVQESLDLFERMKNGEFEEGTMSLRAKIDMVSPNMNMRDPVMYRILKRPHHRTGTAWKIYPMYDWAHGESDYLEQVSHSLCSLEFENHRPLYNWYLDQVYDETKVAPKQREFARMNVSYMITSKRKLQRLVAEGAVTGWDDPRMPTISGMRRKGFTPTSIRNFIDKVGVAKRENLIEIQLLDFCVREDLNKVAKRVMAVVDPVKLVIENYPEGKEEWLETENNPEQENAGTREVPFSRELYIEREDFKEEANNKFFRLKLGGEVRLKSAYIIKAERVEKDENGEITAIYATYDEKSKSGSGTEESLRKVKGTLHWVSAKHAIPVEVRIYNQLFTVEQPDAEKDVDFLNFINPESMAIVKGFAEPSLKDVAVGEPLQFQRIGYFTKDQDSTDTNFVFNRTVTLKDSYKPE